From Triticum aestivum cultivar Chinese Spring chromosome 4A, IWGSC CS RefSeq v2.1, whole genome shotgun sequence, a single genomic window includes:
- the LOC123086322 gene encoding protein DETOXIFICATION 44, chloroplastic: MAATSPAPMRAVAAAFTPPPLSQRITRISTVSAVHLHQCRAAHRWRPAQCRGKPAVSGVAEDDEEDTSREALNLEEKEEESAGAGSWGLGWFRLDEVGMDILGIAVPAVLALAADPVTALVDTAFVGHIGSVELAAVGVSISVFNLVSKLFNVPLLNVTTSFVAEQQAVDAKYSGVGERDGVSSTREQASEKRKFLPAVSTSLALAAGIGLMEMVALIVGSGTLMDIVGIPVDSPMRAPAEQFLTLRAYGAPPVVVALAAQGAFRGFMDTKTPLYAVVAGNLVNAILDAIFIFPLGLGVSGAALATVTSEYLAAFILLWKLNNELILFSWNVIGSDIIRYLKSGALLIARTIAVILPLWLSTSLAARQGPVPMAGYEISLQVWLTISLLNDALALAGQALLASEYAKGNYKQARLVLYRVLQIGGVTGLALAATLFLGFGYLTLLFTDDPAVLDVAQSGVWFVTITQPINAIAFVFDGLYYGVSDFGYAAYSTLFAGVVASAFLLVVGPNFGLGGVWAGLTLFMGLRAVAGFWRLGSKGGPWEIVWSKTD, from the exons ATGGCGGCGACCTCGCCAGCGCCGATGAGGGCCGTCGCCGCCGCGTTTACCCCGCCTCCGTTATCTCAGAGGATCACCCGTATCTCTACCGTGTCTGCCGTCCACCTTCACCAATGCCGCGCAGCTCACCGGTGGCGCCCTGCACAGTGCCGCGGGAAGCCGGCCGTCAGTGGCGTggccgaggacgacgaggaggacacTTCGCGGGAGGCTTTAAATCTTGAGGAAAAAGAGGAGGAGTCCGCGGGCGCGGGGAGCTGGGGGCTGGGGTGGTTCAGGCTTGATGAGGTTGGGATGGACATCCTGGGCATCGCCGTGCCCGCCGTGCTTGCACTCGCCGCCGACCCCGTCACGGCGCTCGTTGACACCGCCTTCGTCGGACATATCG GCTCGGTTGAACTTGCTGCCGTTGGTGTATCCATATCTGTTTTCAACCTGGTGTCCAAGCTGTTTAATGTGCCACTGCTTAATGTCACCACATCCTTTGTTGCTGAGCAGCAAGCAGTGGATGCCAAGTATAGTGGCGTAGGAGAAA GAGATGGAGTGTCGAGTACCCGAGAGCAGGCTAGTGAAAAAAGGAAGTTTCTCCCAGCGGTGTCAACATCCTTGGCTTTAGCTGCTGGAATCGGGTTGATGGAAATGGTGGCACTTATTGTTGGATCTGGCACACTAATGGACATCGTTGGTATACCTGTC GATTCACCGATGCGAGCACCGGCAGAACAGTTTCTTACTTTAAGGGCATATGGTGCTCCACCAGTCGTAGTAGCACTTGCAGCACAAGGTGCATTTCGTGGTTTCATGGATACAAAGACACCTTTGTATGCTGTGG TTGCTGGCAACCTAGTAAATGCAATACTGGATGCCATATTTATCTTCCCACTTGGTCTAGGTGTAAGTGGCGCTGCATTGGCAACTGTAACTTCTGA GTACTTGGCGGCATTCATCCTCCTATGGAAGCTGAATAACGAACTAATCCTGTTCTCATGGAATGTCATTGGCAGTGACATCATCCGCTACCTGAAATCTG GTGCCTTGCTAATTGCCAGGACCATCGCAGTAATCCTTCCATTATGGCTGTCGACATCCCTGGCCGCAAGACAAGGGCCTGTTCCAATGGCTGGCTATGAGATAAGCTTGCAAGTCTGGCTAACAATTTCTCTACTTAATGATGCACTGGCTCTTGCTGGTCAG GCTCTGCTTGCAAGTGAATATGCGAAAGGGAACTACAAGCAGGCCCGCTTGGTTTTGTACAGGGTTCTGCAG ATTGGAGGTGTCACTGGTCTTGCACTTGCTGCAACCTTGTTCCTTGGGTTTGGATATTTGACCTTGCTGTTTACAGATGATCCAGCAGTTCTAGATGTTGCGCAGTCTGGAGTCTGG TTTGTCACTATTACTCAGCCGATAAATGCTATTGCTTTTGTGTTTGATGGGCTCTACTACGGTGTTTCTGACTTCGGCTATGCCGCATACTCCACA CTTTTCGCGGGGGTCGTCGCCTCAGCCTTCCTCCTTGTCGTTGGTCCCAACTTTGGTCTTGGTGGTGTATGGGCTGGTCTTACTCTCTTTATGGGTCTGCGAGCAGTTGCCGGGTTCTGGAG GTTAGGGAGCAAAGGTGGACCATGGGAAATAGTCTGGTCAAAGACTGATTAA